ACCGGGgtagcaatgaatggaatcgcaagaattaattgctatgtccaaaaaattaaattgtaaagcattgtaaaattagatttttaaatccaaagttatttgcaaaataacttctgcttcttctttttcaatttaattattatgtatgcgtgtatgtgtgtaaatcgagccactagttgcctatgtatatgtaatcatttcgtggcattttgcgatgttgtcaatacatttcaatgaaataaacgcgaaaaagttccaaaatggctgtttttttccttgaaaatatattgtcaacactatcattttttaacgcgaaacaatgattgagtggaacttttttcgcaccaacaaacagagtaccggccttaacgccggtatgcacctctagcgaaattttcggtagcaaaaatttatttaatggcgttttcttttcttgtaaaaaatgcgcacttttttgcattttgcccggaaaatgtactttttaggttcttttctaaaaaaacaggcaaaagtgcgaaaaggctttgaattctgttgtgaaaatagtgccacgcagagaggcaaattacgggcattttcagcactgccaacaaacgagagtgctgcgattgccatgtttccttctttgaattcttttctgcccgctgaaatgatagcatttttttaggttgttggtaacattttaaaaatgcgcattctgtacagacaaaatgacggcaaagcacttttttcagaaaagaaaacaccataagtctacaacaaaaaaacagggctgtgtacacaaattttaaaccagctaatcgcttttaaaaattgttaatatatgttccaaatattcctcaaataaattgtttattatttacagaccttttaaaacttttacgcacacaatgattgtaataaattaaatgtttgctgccaaaatatgcttttgacaaccctgttattttcattagagggtaccagcttacgaaattgaacgctaccgaaaatttcgttagcataaatagcaatgcatttcatatgggaatgaaatttttcgaggtgcataccggcctatactaaaaaacaagttgaaaacacaagttttcctccaaaacatgtcaattttagaatgtgaacccacctaatttggaatttaCCCCTaataacataccctattcaaaatatatgtcaaaatattgaaataagtttcatagaaaaaaaaagaataaacaaaggcttttaagaacatggacatgtgaaaataacaaaaaaaaattccctttgcgctcgcgataattatttggacataggATGCATTtatgtgaatttcgagtaaatgtgtatttctacaccctcacaaaaaatcgcttctgtaacatatactcccaaacatattttgcttcaagcatatacatttttgggtattgcccaaacatttatatgtttgatctctaccaatatataatatgtttgaaagcatattggtctaaacaatatatgtttgggtagtctaagttccaaacattttgtatttttgcatccaaattcaataatgttgtcttccaaaaaacaatatgttattatgtgaccatataatatgtttggaagcattttgcacccaaaaagtattatatgcttaaaaaaaattctcccaaacaatattgtgctcaaaattttatttatttatttatatatttacaatcataatgaattatgaaaataaacaggtaatataggtgctaacaacataggttttcgacctgaatgctcaaaattttgtttctgcccaattgtatattccccgacatctttctcacttccacgagattttttagttcttagcacctttttctgtaatacaaacattgtagaagaaattattcaattttatgatttttttttattttaattttaccttttgccggacggggattcgaacagcggaccacacagtttgtaaggatcaaagaagtagctgatcaattgcccaaggaaaaataaaatgttaattttgtaataaccctgtcagcatttcaatgttccatttcatcctcatcgctaccacagactcgtaagtgacactgcaacaatcgccaactgtgatagtattttgccatcactattcgcatgaaagtattttgccatcactattgttacaagagccattttatattttgtgaaacaccaagcgcaactggcttattataatttatttcaatgaaaacgaaaataaagtgctgaaaacagttagttattacgcttaaaattgtgaaaagtaaattggtgaacaattttttactttccaaatggaataaagtgatagtttttcaaatatttttccagacacgctgcctccattgggaataaaagtactggctgatagacgctacaacatttaacttacaacttgtaactcaacatcaatctcttattaatgtataaaaatgtgttaaatgtgatagccgtataaatgttatatatatgagaatttataaatgtttcataaaattaataaacatctaaacaatcgtgttttacttgaccacaatgattcttttacaactatcttaaaatgcactttgtctgattgtttgaaggggctcttattggcgtccttctaaatgtatccagaagggctcctaataattgcactcatgcgatacttttttgtagtaacttggcgtggtacaacttctcaatagtgacggcgcttttccgaggagttttggatatcgtatacgactgttttcgacgtagtggggattctcaaaagcgcccccaaattcaaaaaatgttggcagggaacaagcaacaaccaccaacttaattcaatatcgctccctgttaaatagggctccaagctactaaacacatgtatgtttataggctatttctaaattaatatatgtttgcatccaagcatattatatttacaaacattttatgtcccaaacataatatgttctaacatattaacatatatgtcccaaacatgttatgctagtttatgaacattatatgcttgcactcaaaaatattgtgtttaaatatttgtgttccaaacatataatgtttatagccaaacatatgaaaaacagtctttttcatccgtgtagtttccatggtaaaggtgggtattaagttcgagttaaaGCTGAGAACTaatttcagttttcaagctgaaaaccgctTGTTTTCactgttactttttttaattaattaatatagaaatataaaattatttgcaatcaattccttggatcttttccttccattatttggtaaaatataatcgtcttcatacatatttttgtacttttagtttagtgttttggtgaaaaatccgatcgctaaaggtgagtattaagttcgagtttagccgctaaaaacgtcattttttcacgattacttttctttaataatccattttaaggaatacaaactttgtgaaaatttgctttgggtttttccgcatcaagttataataaaatttgcaacaaatatgtataatttcatgcattttgctTACtggtttagttttcactttagcgattttagcggctaaactcgaacttaatactcaccttaaattgaaaattaaatcagtaaaaaaacgacataatattatacatatttgttgcaaattttatgataacttgatggggaataccccaaagcaatttttttcaaagtttgtattccttaaggtgaattaattaagaaaattaatcgtgaaaaaatggcgattttcatacatatttttgtacttttagtttagtgttttggtgaaaaacccgaacatagtactcaccttaaaggtggttattaagttcgagtttagccgctaaaatcttcatttttccacgattacttttctttaataatccattttaaagaataaaaactttgtgaaaatttgcgttGGGCTAttttccatcaagttataatggaatctgcaacaaatatgtataattttatgccttttttaagtgatttagttttcactttaaggccggtactatgttcattcttgcgaaaaatttttatggaaaccattatttcgcacatagaaagcggcgttttttaggtagcttggagcgctattttacagggagcgatattggattaagttggtggttgttgcttgtttttacaaaataacattttatttttccttgggcaattgatctgctattcctttgatcatttgtatagtttcggaacaaaaatatggtccgtgtttgatttataaacccgcacaaatagtttttaataaataaattatttcttaattcacattgcaaatggcgccgtgctataaacgtcagtttttcaacacgaaaaaaacaaagtatcacaaatggaacaaatttcgcaaatttttcgcattttttggttttgtatggagtttcaacgcgaaaaccgaacagagtaccggcctttagtgaaaaaattacgatttcagCAGCTAAACTCCAACTTAATACCTACCttaactgtcaaactaaaacatctcaacccggtgtggacggtgaaatgttttggaaaaacgaacgaggaaaacgagtcggtgggaacatagcattatgcgctttacagattatcagttattccggacggaatgtcggtgtttgtaaagaatcttacagtgtgacgGATCGACACGACttttcggcgatgactaaataatcggtaaatgtgttatcgatcccataaacatgcagcagtatcgattatgccttcggacttaacttataatgtgcacaatatatgggatatgttcgacacgagcactgtcgtccggaataactgatagtctgtaaagcgcattacaattttaagcgaaataactatgttttcagcacttcattatcgattttatttaaataaattataagaagctagttgcgcttggtgtttcacaaaatatgaaatggctcttgtaacaatagtgatggcaaaaaggaaataaaaaactagaagcaccaaattggcatcactgtttgtttatattaattttCCGTCTGACCATCACATTTTGAACGACGTCAATTTTTACGATGCCGGTCCCGATGTATGTCCTGAGGGCATATGATAGTCTAAAGGGAGGTGGTTGTATGAGGGTATGCGGGGACTTCtttacttcttcttcttctttatttCCAACAATTGATATTTTCTTCGTTATAATCCAACACTAATGTCCTTGGTTGCCTATGATTATAGCAGTGAGGAAGATTCTCACGAATCTGACGAAGAAGGCGATGCGTGTGAAAGAAGTAAAGGTGCTCTGCTCCAATCTGCACGGCATTTGAAAATTGATCAAATAAGCGATGATGAGGATGACACATATATGGAACATCAGTCAGAAGAAATAGCGTCTAGTTTTTCACTTTCTCTACCCAAACCTCAAACCGAATCATCCATAAAGGAAATTGTGGGGAAGCTGTCCACATTGTCTGCCCTTCCACCACCTAAATCGGTCCATGTGCATGCTGAAGAGGAGGAtgatgaatttttgcacaaaaaggACAAATTTGTTACTTCCGAAACCAAGCCGTCTGTACATATAAATAAAGGACCTGTAAAGATATCCATTCCTTCACTAAAAGAATTTCAAGATGTAAAAGATGAAATGACAGAGAAGTCAAAACTTAATACGGGAACTAAAGAAAGAAGTGAGCCTAGAGGTTCGGGACTGCTAAGTATTTTACCCAAagctaaatcggaacaaaacttTTCAAAAGCTGAAAGTAATCAATCAGGTGACGTTGCTAAAGCGAAACAAACTCCATTTCTCATTCCCGATACTGTTAAATATAGAAGACCTGCATACAGCACAGAAGGAACGCTTGATGAAATAAAACCGATAAGAAAACCTAACCCGAAACATATTATTAGCAATACCAACACAAAACCAGAAGAGGAAAAAGACGAAACTGAGAAATCACTAGAAAACTCCAATGACTTTTTCTCGCTTAACGACGATGACAATATTCTGCCCGAAATCAGCTCTAATGAAATTAGTATAATGGTAGCAAAGAAAGCTGCCAAAATTGCAGAAGTTACGGCCAACTATCTTAAAGAAGCCGAAGTCAAGTCTGCCAGAGAAGAGGAAGTCGCACAAAGAAACCAACTAGAGTTAGATGCAGCTAGAAAGCGTTATCATGATACAAAGCTGGACACTGAAGCCGAAAGAGCTTTAGTAGGAAGCAGCGCGAAGCGtaggagaaataaaaattatgacataaATATAGTAGATTTGAATAGCGATCAAATATTACCAGATAGAGATGAATGGATGCGCACGGCTTTAGCATCATCAACCACATACCAACCAACAGGTGTTTTGGTTGATGAGGAACCTGCAAGCGGCACACGACGTAAACACCAAATAACTTATTTGGCGCATAAAGCAAAGGCAAATGAAGCTGAACTGCAAGCTATGTGGGCAGCAAACCGTCAAAATCGAAGGGCGACACAAAGCAAATACGGATTCTAGCACAACAATTtgttgtatataaatatattttaattgttagggtatatttttggaataaaataaaaacaatattcgtTAGATGTTCCACTTAATACATGTACGTATTCTTAATATCTACAAGTTTATAAGTTAAATAATCGTTCCGTGCACTCATCGCTATGCACCATTTTCTCGTCCTGGCGTCACCAGCGCTCTATTTTGTTTAAACGTCCGAAAACATAAACAACAGATGCGGATAATAACGTCCATATTGGTATCATTGTTACAAATATCGATATTTCAAGTTCCGGATACTCCAAACATAAGCATATCATCAATTGTGAAGCTACTTTGAGGAGAACACCGCCAATGTAAAACTGGTAATCTATAAGCAACTCCTTCAAACGCTTTAAATTACGCCATTTTCTGACAATTTTGATAATTACGTAGATAATAAGAATGCCATCAAACACCCATAGCGGTATAAAGACGAGAAACCAGTTCCAATGTGTTCTTGGATCAAGACGGAGACATACAAGTATCAAAAATACTAGGACAATGAACCAAGTAAATAGAGCTCTATGGGCCAAGGTCATGTCAAGCGAAGATCGTCCAATCGAGGGTATCCTTTACAGCTGGAAAACTCGGCGGTATAGACGTAAACAAAACTTATTTTACAAAGTAAGTGACAGAGTTACCAGTATTTTTCCTGCCCTTATCTCCAAATGGGGAGATTTCGCCTCAAAAAATACCCATTTAAAAGTTGTTAAAAATcctatttatgaaagaatataaACAGCACAAAGCAGTAAATGAAGTCTTATTTTTTACGTTATCTTTATGTTTTGCCAACTTACTGTACCTACTCTTCTTTTTGTAACGTAGGAAAATCATATACATTAACTTCAAAACACAACCAAATTACCCCAACGAATCCCCAAGATCATACTTCAACATGTCATCCCAATTCACGAAAATTGTTTGGGGAAATCACCactattggcaacactggttactCAAGGCGTTATgcgctttatgcgctttacagactatcagttattccggacgacagagctcgtgtcgaacatatcccatatattgtgcacattataagttaagtccgaaggcataatcgatactgttgcatgtttatgggatcgataacacatttaccgattatttagtcatcgccgacaagtcgtatcgatccgacacactgtaagattctttacaaacaccgacattccgtccggaataactgatagtctgtaaagcgcattacagactatcagttattccggacgacagtgctcgtgtcaaacatatcccatatattgtgctaattataagttaagtccgaaggcataatcgatactgctgcatgtttatgggatcgataacacatttaccgattatttagtcatcgccgacaagtcgtatcgacccgacacactgtaagattctttacaaacaccgacattccgtccggaataactgatagtctgtaaagcgcattagagaacatcccaacaaacacaacccaaaaaacacaaacgtttgaaaaatgctaaatttcaacaatttttcaaacattttttcaaaggattagggtaagattcaagttgagaagttgttgagaaaatcgcgttctcaacaaaaaacagacattaccctcaacagtgaaattcaacacattagcaataatatctcaagtgttatcctcaaattgaaatgcatcgctactcaataatttgtcaaacaattttcgatgcgagtcaaattcaaaattaacatcgttgcaaatacttttcaacctaaatttgtatgaatgatatccccacttcaaattgaaagtcaaagccaaaattctatgaattttgtataatttattcatttttatcaaaataaaatatataatacactacactacataatacactacaataccaattgataaataataatcttattaaacatatcaacaaataagaacaaaaaaaaaacaaacaacaaaactttaaatatcttaaacattattagtaaacacttttgcattgataattcgatttccttccttttggtgtcataaaacagcattaaaatttattaacctgcggccaatttgaaattaggaacgcgtgttagaattgatttccagcagaaggaattcacaaaatatccattttaaattgataatagcatatgaattaaactgacgatgtgatgcacattttcatccagaagttgttgatttcaacaatttgttgtttttaacaattttaattggttgcacttgtaatgtttctggaaactttttcttgatctgcttcttaatgttttcattggtcagcttcttaatgtttgcaagaatgtagcatccaaagattttagttttctgcaaagagatttaaatttagtgacttctctaaagtgttgatttaatttttcatattgacgtaccaattattataaactatttgaatcaGCTCCAGCTAATTGTCcacaattttttcatcggtcaactttttaatgttttcaagaacgtagaatccataattttagttttctgcaaagagatatacatttagtgacttccttaaagtagtattccattttttattttcacttacctatttttataaactatttggttatttgcctaaatttttccatttttttaatttcttgcaattgaccacgaacttcccaataaacacaggatgagcgtttttcaaatgcaacaacttttcagtttgagggtaaatataattttcaacataaattcaacttgacttaaaatagctcatcttcaatacatcttcaaattgtttgcgaattacttccaatttgccaaaatgttgacgaaatctttgaaaaggtgttgaagataatatgagaaaactttgacaaaacactaccctaaaatgcaacaaaaaaccatgtggttttcaatacttatttgtgcaacgaagttcgtggtcaattgcaagaaattaaaaaaatggaaaaagacaaataaccaaatagtttatgaaaataggtaaaaaaaatgaaataaaactttaaggaagtcactaaatgtatatctctttgtagaaaactaaaattatggattccacgttcttgaaaacaataaaaagctgaccgatgaaaaaatggtggacaattaactggaactgcttcaaatagtttataataattggtacatcaatatgaaaaattaaatcaacactttagagaagtcactaaatttaaatctctttgcagaaaactaaaatctttggatgctatattcttgcaaacattaagaagctgaccaatgaaaaatgagtggcttatcgacaagaaaaagtttccagaaacattacaagtgcaaccaattaaaatggttaaaaacaacaaattgttgaaatcaacaacttctggatgaaaatgtgcatcacatcgtcagtttaattcatatgctattatcagtttaaattggatattttgtgaattccttctgctggaaatcaattctaacacgcggtccagtacgttcctaatttcaaattgcccgcatgttaataaattttaatgctgttttatgacaccaaaaggaaggaaatcgaattatcaatgcaaaagtgtttactaataatgtttaagatatttaaagttttgttgttcgttttttggttttgttcttatttgttgatatgtttaataagattattatttatcaattggtattgtagtgtattatgtagtgtagtgtattattatatattttattttgatgaaaatgaatatattatacaaaatgcatagaattttggctttgactttcaatttgaagtggagatatcattcatacaaatttaggttgaaaagtatttgcaacgatgttaatttttaatttgactcacatcgaaaattatttgacaaattattgagtagcgatgcatttcaatttgaggataacacttgagatattattgctaatgtgttgaatttcactgttgagggtaatgtctgttttttgttgagaacgcgattttctcaacaatttctcaacttgaatattaccctaattctttgaaaaaatgtttgaaaaattgttgaaatttagcatttttcaaacgtttgtgtttgttgggttcgttgcacaaataagtattgaaaaccacatggttttttcgttgcattttagggtagtgttttgtcaaagttttctcatattatcttcaacaccttttcaatgatttcgtcaacattttggcaaattggaagtaattcgcaaacaatttgaagatgtattgaagatgagctgtttcaagtcaagttgaatttatgttgaaaattatatttaccctcaaactgaaaagttgttacatttgaaaaacgctcatcctgtgtttattgggaaggatgagcatttttcataggtaacgccattcaatttgatagtgaatctcatcttcaacattaattcaaatggccttgcaaattgcttgctttcaagaaattttccaataggtttgaagcattaaaatgaaatttagtttgaaaagttgttgctaatatgttgagaaataGTTGCAaacgtgttgaattctactgCTGAggataatgtctgttttttgttgagaacgcaacGCGATTTTctgaacaatttctcaaattgaattctaatgtaattgtttgaaaaaatgtttgaaagcgtattgaatataagcatttttCTGCATAAGCATGcttaatttcaacaatttttcaaaggattagggtaaaattcaagttgagaaattgtttagaaaatcgcgttattatttttattatttattatttcaatctgaaataataataatttttcaaactgaTTTGTATGTgaggcaaataaaaaattaacattgtatCGAATATTTTTCTACCTAAATTTGTAACCCCACTTCTAACTGCGAGTCTAAACCAAAATTCTAaggattttgtataatttatccattttcgacaaaaaaaaatagataataATATCTATTTGCGGCCTGGCTGAGTAGAAATGGACTTAATATTAATGTTAGTAAGTCTAATGCCATTCTATTTAATGATCATGGACGAGGCAATATTAGGATATGTATTGGTACAACTCCTGTCAATTTTGTTAATGAGATGAGGTGCTTGGGTGTTGTCATTGACCACAGGTTGGAGTTTGGCACTCACATAGGTGGGATCATCTCCAGGGTTATGTTTAAATTGCGTAGACTATATTGCGTAGATGCGTATTTGCCTCGATATATTCGCCAGAGAGTTGCAATGGCTCTTCTTATGCCCCATGTTAATTACTGCATTGAGATTATATCTGCAACATCTGGCCTCCAGCTTTCAAGGATAGAAAATGCAGTTAAATCAATAGTTCGATATGTTCATGGTCTCAGGAAATATGATCATGTATCAGTTTATGTTAGTAGCTTTCTTGGTCTTCCATTTGCGCGCTATGTTGATCTCCGGTTGcttcaatgtttttatagagtTATGACATCACATGGTTATCCTCTTCTCCGCTCCATGTTCAATTTCTGTAGATCGTCGAGGAATCCACAACTTCTCATTCCACGTATTTCATCCATGCATTATGAAAGGTCATTTGTTGTAAGAGTTTCTAGACTTTGGAATCATCTTCCGTTGTcccttagaaatttttcttttactaataatgtttttaATGTCAGATGTATTGAATTTCTATTACAGTAACCGATAatgttttctttaatatatcACTTATAACTTGTCTAttgcaatttttgttgttttttttttagtttaactaTATTTCAGTAGTATATTCTAAGTAGagtgaataaattttatatttttctctagCCGTAtgcataagtttttttttaccttttattCAGTATTATGAGATGTAATATAGTTTTATTTGGCCTGTTCCGGCTTTTTATATtacgttgttgaataaataaataaataaataaataaataaataaataaatatcaataCAAAACGAAATCTATTATATACTACAGTACTAATCAAAAACTTTTTATCTTttaaaacatatcaacaaataaaaatatcaattaaaggccggtatgcacctctagcgaaattttcggtggcaaaaatttttttaagtctacaacaaaaaacagggctgtgtacacaaattttaaaccagctaatcgcttttaaaaattgttaatatatgttccaaatatttttcaaataaattgttgatacaGATACAgactttttaaaa
This is a stretch of genomic DNA from Haematobia irritans isolate KBUSLIRL chromosome 4, ASM5000362v1, whole genome shotgun sequence. It encodes these proteins:
- the LOC142233692 gene encoding transmembrane protein 60; the encoded protein is MTLAHRALFTWFIVLVFLILVCLRLDPRTHWNWFLVFIPLWVFDGILIIYVIIKIVRKWRNLKRLKELLIDYQFYIGGVLLKVASQLMICLCLEYPELEISIFVTMIPIWTLLSASVVYVFGRLNKIERW
- the LOC142233691 gene encoding uncharacterized protein LOC142233691, yielding MSLVAYDYSSEEDSHESDEEGDACERSKGALLQSARHLKIDQISDDEDDTYMEHQSEEIASSFSLSLPKPQTESSIKEIVGKLSTLSALPPPKSVHVHAEEEDDEFLHKKDKFVTSETKPSVHINKGPVKISIPSLKEFQDVKDEMTEKSKLNTGTKERSEPRGSGLLSILPKAKSEQNFSKAESNQSGDVAKAKQTPFLIPDTVKYRRPAYSTEGTLDEIKPIRKPNPKHIISNTNTKPEEEKDETEKSLENSNDFFSLNDDDNILPEISSNEISIMVAKKAAKIAEVTANYLKEAEVKSAREEEVAQRNQLELDAARKRYHDTKLDTEAERALVGSSAKRRRNKNYDINIVDLNSDQILPDRDEWMRTALASSTTYQPTGVLVDEEPASGTRRKHQITYLAHKAKANEAELQAMWAANRQNRRATQSKYGF